The Pseudarthrobacter sulfonivorans genome includes a window with the following:
- a CDS encoding integrase catalytic domain-containing protein — MSERRAVTKVLATEYRRASKARKGEILDQICAVTGWHRSHARKALGLVLRIRVVRPRPPRPLVYDSSVIDALRFCWAVQGTPCGRLLAAALPDLVPRLRRFEELQIEDGTAALLLRIAPATIDRRLKADRAKLDPRGRSHTKPGTLLKDSIPMRTWAEWDDARPGFVEIDLVGHEGGNSQGEFCFTLDITDIATGWTETVSVRNKAQKWVFAAIKEATAKFPFPVLGIDSDNGSEFINWGLFRWCEQEKLTFTRSRSGNKNDGAHVEQKNWHIVRQTVGYHRYDTPGELDLLNRIWELQRLLTNHFGPQQKLVFKERNGAKTTKKYDLPATPYQRVLADKGTVRKTDKTRLGRENQPLNPAAIQRQIQALTAELLTLTTSKQAAKPKPATRALPNDSTKTATRAS; from the coding sequence ATGAGCGAACGCAGGGCTGTCACGAAGGTTCTGGCCACGGAATACCGCCGTGCTTCCAAGGCCAGGAAGGGCGAGATCCTGGATCAGATCTGCGCGGTGACGGGCTGGCACCGCAGTCATGCTCGCAAGGCGCTGGGTCTGGTCCTGAGGATCAGGGTTGTCCGTCCCCGCCCGCCGAGGCCGCTGGTCTATGACAGCTCTGTGATCGACGCCCTGCGGTTCTGTTGGGCGGTGCAGGGCACGCCGTGCGGGCGGCTGCTGGCGGCGGCCCTGCCTGATCTGGTTCCGCGTCTGCGCCGGTTCGAGGAGCTTCAGATCGAGGACGGGACGGCGGCGCTGCTGTTGCGGATAGCGCCGGCGACCATTGACCGCCGGCTCAAGGCGGACCGGGCCAAACTGGATCCGCGGGGCCGGTCCCATACAAAGCCGGGAACGCTGCTGAAGGACTCCATCCCGATGCGGACCTGGGCCGAATGGGATGATGCTAGACCCGGTTTCGTGGAGATCGACCTGGTCGGTCACGAGGGCGGCAATTCCCAGGGCGAGTTCTGTTTCACCCTGGATATCACTGACATCGCGACGGGCTGGACGGAGACCGTATCGGTGCGGAACAAGGCGCAGAAGTGGGTGTTCGCCGCGATCAAAGAGGCGACCGCGAAGTTCCCCTTTCCCGTCCTGGGCATCGATTCGGACAACGGGTCCGAGTTCATCAACTGGGGGCTTTTTCGCTGGTGCGAGCAGGAGAAACTGACCTTCACCCGGTCCCGGTCAGGGAACAAGAACGACGGCGCCCACGTGGAGCAGAAGAACTGGCACATCGTCCGTCAGACCGTGGGTTACCACCGGTACGACACCCCCGGCGAACTGGATCTGCTGAACCGGATCTGGGAGCTGCAGCGGCTGCTGACCAACCACTTCGGCCCCCAGCAAAAACTCGTCTTCAAGGAGCGCAACGGCGCGAAGACCACGAAGAAGTACGACCTACCTGCCACGCCATACCAGCGAGTTCTGGCCGACAAGGGCACGGTCCGCAAAACGGACAAAACCCGACTCGGCCGAGAAAACCAGCCCCTGAACCCGGCAGCCATTCAACGCCAGATCCAGGCACTCACCGCCGAGCTACTGACGCTCACGACCAGCAAACAAGCCGCCAAACCCAAGCCCGCCACGCGCGCACTTCCGAATGATTCCACGAAGACGGCCACGCGCGCATCTTGA
- a CDS encoding agmatine deiminase family protein: MSTWRMPAETAPQERLWMAFPTGGYTLGDTEEDAHAARSTWAAVANAAVEFEPVTVVVDPDDVGIAARYLNRNVEVLAAPLNDAWMRDIGPTFVLDQDGSLGAVDWIFNGWGAQDWARWDKDALIAGEVSGRSGATHIVSALVNEGGGIQVDGQGTVLVTETVQLDPGRNPGLSRADVEAELARTIGATQVVWLPRGLARDSERFGTRGHVDIVAAIPSPGTLLVHSQQDPRHPDFQVSRDIIEHLRTTRDAAGREWSIIEVPAPEVLWDDEGFVDYSYINHVVVNGGVIACTFGDPNDDKALQILAEAYPGRRVVGIDARELFARGGGIHCITQQQPAAS, from the coding sequence ATGAGCACGTGGCGCATGCCCGCCGAAACCGCTCCGCAGGAGCGGCTGTGGATGGCCTTTCCCACCGGCGGCTACACGCTGGGCGACACGGAGGAAGATGCCCACGCTGCCCGGTCCACCTGGGCAGCGGTGGCCAACGCCGCCGTCGAATTTGAGCCGGTCACCGTGGTGGTGGACCCCGACGACGTCGGTATCGCCGCCCGCTATCTGAACCGGAACGTCGAGGTACTTGCCGCCCCGCTCAACGATGCGTGGATGCGGGACATCGGCCCCACGTTTGTGCTGGACCAGGACGGGAGCCTCGGCGCCGTCGACTGGATCTTCAACGGCTGGGGCGCCCAGGACTGGGCGCGCTGGGACAAGGACGCGCTGATCGCCGGCGAAGTCTCGGGCCGATCCGGCGCCACGCACATCGTGTCCGCGCTGGTCAACGAAGGAGGCGGCATCCAGGTGGACGGCCAGGGAACCGTGCTCGTGACCGAAACCGTGCAGCTGGATCCGGGCCGCAACCCGGGACTCAGCCGGGCCGACGTCGAAGCCGAGCTCGCCCGGACCATCGGCGCCACGCAGGTGGTCTGGCTCCCGCGCGGACTGGCCCGCGACTCGGAACGGTTCGGGACGCGCGGTCATGTGGACATCGTGGCCGCCATCCCCTCCCCCGGCACACTGCTGGTGCATTCCCAGCAGGACCCCCGCCACCCGGACTTCCAGGTAAGCCGCGACATCATCGAGCACCTGCGCACCACGAGGGACGCGGCCGGACGGGAGTGGTCCATCATCGAAGTCCCCGCCCCTGAAGTGCTCTGGGATGACGAAGGCTTTGTCGACTACAGCTACATCAACCACGTCGTGGTCAACGGCGGCGTCATCGCCTGTACCTTCGGGGACCCGAACGATGACAAGGCGCTGCAGATCCTGGCGGAGGCCTACCCCGGCCGGCGTGTGGTCGGCATTGACGCCCGTGAGCTCTTCGCCCGCGGCGGCGGCATCCACTGCATCACCCAACAGCAGCCTGCTGCCTCGTAG
- a CDS encoding DUF4193 domain-containing protein produces the protein MATDYDAPRKTDDEASAESLEALQASRSGSAQTAVIDVDETDTAEGIDLPGADLSGEELTVIVVPEQSDEFTCSSCFLVRHRSQVAREKNGLKYCIECEG, from the coding sequence ATGGCTACCGATTACGACGCTCCACGCAAGACTGACGACGAGGCCTCTGCCGAGTCGCTGGAGGCGCTGCAGGCCTCCCGCAGCGGCAGCGCCCAGACCGCAGTCATCGACGTCGACGAAACCGACACCGCCGAAGGCATCGACCTTCCCGGAGCCGATCTCTCCGGCGAAGAACTGACCGTCATTGTGGTTCCCGAACAGTCCGATGAGTTCACCTGCTCATCCTGCTTCCTGGTCCGGCACCGGTCCCAGGTTGCACGCGAAAAGAACGGCCTGAAGTACTGCATCGAGTGCGAAGGCTGA
- a CDS encoding glycosyltransferase family 2 protein, with translation MATAASVGLHIVVLVPAYNEAGSIGATLDGLMLQSRPADLIVVIPNGCTDSTAWEARKYPVTTMELPRLQHRKSEALNRAWAKYASDADVVICLDADTVLPPNAVEAWSREFSAETGALLGGSSSKFTMQDPGFLSRLQKAEFATWTDTALRRGRTSVLAGTGCAINNAVLRQIAARDDREGPWVYTSQVEDFELTYRIRELGFICQVSPDVRAYTDSMKTLKALWGQRMKWQVGTVEDLLDLGINRLTLRDWGQQAMGLLGVFLKLLWIGVIALSLSLGVFRVVLFWWLVPILFVALDIKRALRIPHRDWKDVLMAATFFPQELFMWLRSGWFLASWCAVLTAKITRRRIDRWEAQYTAEEIN, from the coding sequence GTGGCTACCGCAGCTTCGGTGGGCCTGCACATAGTCGTGCTGGTGCCCGCTTACAACGAGGCCGGCTCGATCGGGGCAACCCTCGATGGCCTGATGCTCCAGTCCCGTCCCGCGGACCTCATCGTGGTCATCCCCAACGGCTGCACCGATTCAACGGCCTGGGAAGCGCGGAAGTACCCGGTGACCACCATGGAGCTTCCCCGATTGCAACACCGCAAATCCGAAGCCCTGAACCGGGCCTGGGCGAAGTACGCATCCGACGCCGACGTGGTCATCTGCCTCGACGCGGATACGGTCCTGCCCCCGAACGCCGTCGAAGCCTGGTCCCGGGAATTCAGCGCGGAAACGGGCGCGCTCCTCGGTGGCTCGTCGTCGAAATTTACAATGCAGGACCCCGGATTTCTGAGCAGGCTGCAGAAGGCTGAGTTCGCCACGTGGACCGATACCGCCCTGAGGAGGGGCCGGACCAGCGTTCTGGCAGGAACCGGCTGCGCCATCAATAACGCCGTCCTCCGTCAGATCGCGGCCCGGGACGACCGGGAAGGGCCGTGGGTCTACACGTCACAGGTCGAGGACTTCGAACTGACGTACCGCATCCGGGAACTGGGCTTTATCTGCCAGGTCTCCCCCGATGTCCGCGCCTACACCGACTCGATGAAGACACTCAAAGCGCTGTGGGGCCAGCGGATGAAATGGCAGGTCGGCACCGTGGAAGACCTGCTGGACCTTGGAATCAACCGGCTGACCCTGCGGGACTGGGGTCAGCAGGCCATGGGTCTGCTGGGTGTGTTCCTGAAGCTGCTGTGGATCGGCGTCATTGCCCTCTCACTCTCGTTGGGAGTGTTTCGCGTCGTCCTGTTCTGGTGGCTGGTGCCAATCCTGTTCGTGGCCCTGGACATCAAACGGGCCCTGCGGATTCCGCACCGCGACTGGAAGGACGTCCTGATGGCAGCCACGTTTTTCCCGCAGGAATTGTTCATGTGGCTGCGGTCCGGTTGGTTTCTGGCCTCCTGGTGCGCTGTCCTGACGGCAAAGATCACCCGGCGGCGGATAGACCGCTGGGAAGCGCAATACACAGCAGAGGAAATCAACTAA
- a CDS encoding nitrilase-related carbon-nitrogen hydrolase: MIEISCLDSPMSLARTTPSVRPALRVGVVQHRWHADTAVLQAELDEGIGRAARLGASVVFLPELTLSRYPADTCPENDTTRPGAARPRPADIAEDLLTGPTFRFAAESARRHGVAVHASLYQQAPNPDGSDDGLGLNTAILVSSEGELLARTHKLHIPVTAGYYEDKFFRQGPAAADAYEVHAPAELGGARLGMPTCWDEWFPEVARLYSLGGAEILVYPTAIGSEPDHPDFDTQPLWQQVIVGNGIANGLFMIAPNRWGSEGTLNFYGSSFISDPYGRVLVQAPRDASAVLVADLDLDQRRDWLTLFPFLSTRRPDTYGRLTEPVRRDQPLGGEESGISLPTRPLTSQARSGNPAVVAPGSITGQEVTA, from the coding sequence ATGATTGAAATTTCCTGCCTCGACTCACCCATGTCCCTGGCCCGGACAACGCCGTCCGTCCGCCCTGCCCTTCGGGTGGGCGTTGTGCAGCACCGCTGGCACGCAGACACCGCCGTCCTGCAGGCGGAACTCGATGAAGGAATCGGCCGCGCCGCCCGGCTCGGCGCGTCGGTGGTGTTCCTGCCCGAACTCACGCTTTCCCGCTACCCTGCAGACACCTGCCCCGAAAATGACACCACGCGCCCTGGAGCGGCGCGGCCCCGGCCGGCGGACATCGCTGAGGACCTGCTCACCGGACCCACCTTCCGGTTTGCTGCCGAGTCGGCCCGCCGCCACGGCGTGGCTGTCCATGCCTCGCTCTACCAGCAGGCACCGAACCCGGACGGCAGCGACGACGGCCTGGGGCTGAACACCGCCATCCTGGTGTCGTCCGAGGGCGAACTGCTCGCCCGCACGCACAAGCTCCACATCCCGGTCACCGCCGGCTACTACGAAGACAAGTTCTTCCGCCAGGGGCCGGCGGCCGCGGACGCCTACGAGGTCCACGCGCCGGCAGAACTGGGCGGCGCCCGGCTGGGCATGCCCACCTGCTGGGACGAATGGTTCCCAGAGGTGGCCCGGCTCTACTCCCTCGGCGGCGCCGAGATCCTGGTCTACCCCACCGCCATCGGTTCCGAACCGGACCACCCGGACTTCGACACCCAGCCGCTGTGGCAGCAGGTCATTGTGGGCAACGGCATCGCCAACGGCCTGTTTATGATCGCCCCCAACCGCTGGGGCAGTGAAGGAACGCTGAACTTCTACGGCTCCTCCTTCATCTCCGACCCCTACGGCCGCGTCCTCGTGCAGGCCCCGCGTGACGCCTCCGCAGTGCTGGTGGCAGACCTCGACCTGGACCAGCGGCGGGACTGGCTGACGCTCTTCCCCTTCCTGTCCACGCGCCGCCCCGATACCTACGGCCGGCTTACGGAACCCGTACGCCGTGACCAGCCGCTCGGCGGCGAAGAGTCGGGGATTTCGCTCCCCACCCGCCCCCTAACCTCGCAAGCTCGGTCAGGGAACCCTGCGGTCGTGGCCCCAGGCTCAATCACCGGTCAGGAAGTGACCGCATGA
- a CDS encoding AMIN-like domain-containing (lipo)protein has product MKKIHTWLTVILMAVGLGFLAPGPASATTSYCGLVWGSLAESDPAMSTASVTNVRTGQHYCFDRMVVDLNGPVAGYTVRYVPMAVQDGSGFGIPLRGGAFLQVTVNAPSHDSNYKETYKPASKAELTNVSGYQTFRQLAYAGSFEGYTSIGLGVRARLPFRVFTLDGPGSGSRMVVDVAHFW; this is encoded by the coding sequence ATGAAAAAGATTCATACGTGGCTGACAGTCATTTTGATGGCTGTTGGATTGGGTTTCCTGGCTCCGGGGCCCGCCTCGGCAACCACATCGTATTGCGGGCTCGTATGGGGATCGCTGGCTGAATCAGACCCGGCCATGAGCACCGCATCCGTCACCAACGTCCGGACAGGGCAGCACTACTGCTTTGACCGGATGGTGGTTGATCTCAACGGCCCTGTTGCCGGCTACACCGTCCGGTACGTACCCATGGCGGTACAGGACGGTTCAGGTTTTGGCATCCCGCTGCGGGGTGGCGCGTTCCTCCAAGTCACTGTGAACGCACCGTCCCACGACAGCAACTACAAGGAGACGTACAAGCCGGCGAGCAAGGCCGAACTTACTAACGTTTCGGGATACCAGACCTTCCGGCAGCTGGCCTACGCAGGCAGCTTTGAGGGCTACACCAGCATCGGCCTGGGCGTTCGTGCCCGGCTCCCGTTCCGGGTGTTCACCCTGGACGGTCCCGGATCCGGATCGCGCATGGTGGTGGATGTAGCGCACTTCTGGTGA
- a CDS encoding Dps family protein, with translation MKASPTLTNNLQAVLADLIELHIQGKQAHWNIVGTNFRDLHLQLDEIVDAARQFADDMAERMRALHALPDGRSATVAKSTSLAQFPEGLINTKDAIERIVAALEAAVGTMRKVHDEVDDEDPTTADLLHEFIAKLEQYAWMVNAETMKASASVTAPDAK, from the coding sequence ATGAAAGCTTCACCGACCCTGACCAATAACCTGCAGGCCGTACTTGCGGACCTGATTGAGCTGCACATCCAGGGCAAGCAGGCCCACTGGAACATTGTGGGGACCAACTTCCGGGACCTTCACCTGCAGCTGGACGAAATCGTGGATGCCGCCCGGCAGTTCGCGGACGATATGGCCGAGCGGATGCGCGCCCTGCATGCCCTGCCGGACGGCCGCAGTGCCACCGTGGCCAAGTCCACCAGCCTCGCGCAGTTCCCCGAAGGCCTCATTAACACAAAGGACGCCATCGAGCGGATCGTTGCCGCGCTTGAGGCTGCCGTGGGCACCATGCGCAAGGTCCATGACGAAGTGGACGACGAGGATCCCACCACCGCGGACCTGCTCCACGAATTCATCGCCAAGCTGGAGCAGTACGCGTGGATGGTGAACGCCGAGACCATGAAGGCCTCCGCCAGCGTCACCGCCCCTGACGCCAAGTAA
- a CDS encoding TetR/AcrR family transcriptional regulator — MARNPVARDAVLDAFEELLIDVGERAATLDAVAKRAGVSKGGLLYHFPNKEALIAAVLERLDRLAVEDLALMAEAAEGAAAYFIRSSLWSDSPMDRSFVAATRLAEVAHEEARRRFAAIQQQWLDLIAADVGTAMAKAVLYMGDGLYFNAMWESGTTGDGRGRHGDIEELLAAVERLRD, encoded by the coding sequence ATGGCCAGAAATCCCGTCGCACGCGACGCAGTCCTCGACGCTTTTGAAGAACTCCTGATCGACGTGGGGGAGCGGGCTGCCACTTTGGATGCGGTGGCCAAGCGGGCAGGTGTGTCCAAGGGCGGGTTGCTCTATCACTTCCCCAACAAGGAAGCGCTGATCGCTGCGGTGCTGGAGCGGCTGGACCGGCTGGCCGTCGAGGACCTCGCGCTGATGGCCGAAGCAGCCGAAGGTGCGGCGGCCTACTTCATCCGTTCCTCGCTCTGGTCCGACTCGCCCATGGACCGATCCTTCGTGGCCGCCACGCGCCTGGCTGAAGTGGCCCATGAAGAGGCCCGGCGCCGTTTTGCCGCCATCCAGCAGCAATGGTTGGACCTGATCGCGGCCGATGTCGGCACGGCCATGGCGAAAGCCGTGCTGTATATGGGGGACGGGCTGTATTTCAACGCCATGTGGGAAAGCGGCACCACCGGGGACGGCAGGGGCAGGCATGGAGACATTGAGGAGCTCCTCGCTGCCGTGGAGCGGCTGCGGGACTGA
- a CDS encoding APC family permease → MTQTTRTSTPASQPSGTDPAGSAHGITAKGLKGGQLGLLAVVVLGISTIAPAYTLTSALGPTVNEAGLQLPVIFLIGFIPMILVSLAYRELNADSPDSGTTFTWVTKAFGPWVGWMGGWGLLAANIIVLSNLAGVAVDFFYLFLSQLTGAPELADLAANKPLNVLTCFVFVALAVWVSYRGLHTTKLVQYGLVGFQLLVLGLFVGMAFANWSTSETAIPFSWEWFDVTRIETFGQIAAGISLSIFVYWGWDVCLTVNEETANGKKTAGLAGTLTAVVVLGIYLLVSIATMMFAGVGDTGIGLNNTENHENLFTALASPIMGPFAILMSLAVLSSSAASLQSTFTSPSRSLLAMAHYGALPAPFSHISKRFSTPGFATVAAGILSAGFYAVMHVISENVLNDTILALGLMICFYYGLTAIACAWYFRNSVFSSVRNFMLRLLCPVAGGVGLFVVFLQTAIDSWAPEFGSGSEVFGVGLVFVLGIGILALGAVLMVIMARLRPGFFRGETIRRDTPALVVPE, encoded by the coding sequence ATGACTCAAACCACCCGCACGAGCACCCCCGCAAGCCAGCCATCCGGGACCGACCCGGCCGGCTCGGCGCACGGCATCACCGCAAAAGGACTGAAGGGCGGGCAGCTGGGCCTCCTCGCCGTCGTCGTTCTCGGCATTTCCACCATCGCACCGGCCTACACGCTGACCAGCGCCCTGGGCCCCACCGTTAATGAGGCGGGGCTCCAGTTGCCCGTCATTTTCCTGATCGGGTTCATCCCCATGATCCTGGTGTCACTCGCCTACCGGGAACTCAACGCCGATTCCCCGGACAGCGGCACCACGTTCACCTGGGTCACCAAAGCGTTTGGCCCCTGGGTGGGCTGGATGGGCGGCTGGGGACTGCTCGCCGCCAACATCATCGTCCTGTCCAACCTGGCAGGCGTGGCCGTCGACTTCTTCTATCTCTTCCTGTCACAGCTGACGGGTGCACCTGAACTCGCGGACCTCGCGGCCAATAAGCCGTTGAACGTCCTGACGTGCTTCGTGTTCGTGGCCCTCGCCGTGTGGGTGAGCTACCGCGGCCTGCACACCACCAAGCTGGTCCAGTACGGACTCGTCGGATTCCAGCTGCTGGTCCTGGGACTTTTTGTGGGCATGGCGTTCGCGAACTGGTCCACGTCGGAAACGGCCATCCCCTTCAGCTGGGAGTGGTTCGACGTCACCAGGATCGAGACGTTCGGGCAGATCGCTGCCGGCATCTCGCTGTCGATCTTTGTCTACTGGGGCTGGGACGTGTGCCTGACGGTGAACGAGGAAACCGCCAACGGCAAAAAGACCGCGGGCCTCGCCGGCACGCTCACCGCCGTCGTTGTCCTGGGGATCTACCTGTTGGTGAGCATCGCCACCATGATGTTCGCCGGCGTCGGCGATACCGGGATTGGCCTGAACAACACTGAGAACCACGAGAACCTCTTCACGGCGCTGGCCTCGCCGATCATGGGGCCGTTCGCCATCCTGATGTCGCTCGCGGTGCTGTCCAGTTCGGCCGCGTCCCTGCAGTCCACGTTCACGTCGCCGTCGCGCAGCCTGCTGGCCATGGCCCACTACGGTGCGCTGCCTGCGCCGTTCAGCCACATCAGCAAGCGCTTCTCGACGCCGGGCTTCGCAACAGTGGCGGCGGGCATCCTGTCCGCTGGGTTCTACGCGGTGATGCATGTGATCAGCGAAAACGTCCTGAACGACACCATTCTGGCCCTCGGCCTGATGATCTGCTTCTACTACGGCCTGACCGCCATCGCCTGCGCCTGGTACTTCCGGAACAGCGTGTTCAGCAGCGTCCGCAACTTCATGCTGCGGCTGCTCTGCCCGGTAGCGGGCGGCGTCGGATTGTTTGTGGTTTTCCTGCAGACAGCCATCGACAGCTGGGCGCCGGAGTTCGGCAGCGGTTCGGAGGTCTTCGGGGTTGGGCTGGTGTTTGTCCTAGGCATCGGGATCCTGGCGCTCGGGGCTGTGCTCATGGTGATCATGGCACGCCTCCGCCCGGGGTTCTTCCGCGGCGAGACCATCCGCCGGGACACCCCCGCACTGGTGGTGCCCGAGTAG
- a CDS encoding LPXTG cell wall anchor domain-containing protein yields MYGMNAALPASGAALGATGLAYTGLDAMAALLTALGVMLIGVALLGLVRRDNKARP; encoded by the coding sequence ATGTACGGAATGAACGCCGCCCTACCCGCTTCCGGAGCCGCTCTGGGCGCTACCGGACTGGCCTACACGGGCCTGGACGCCATGGCTGCCCTGCTGACCGCGCTTGGCGTGATGCTCATTGGTGTTGCCCTGCTGGGGCTGGTCCGCCGGGACAACAAGGCGCGTCCCTGA
- a CDS encoding MFS transporter: MTLSAQSNQNTRSTSTTAADFRPSGPAKAPWRDWHALALLMFPVLLVAVDNTALTFALPAIASSLETTGVQLLWIVDAYPLVLAGLLVAMGSLGDRIGRRRLLLTGSVGFAAVSAATAFAPSAEWLIAGRAMLGFFGAMLMPSTLSLIRNIFPDPNRRRLAVAIWAAGFSGGAALGPIFGGWLLEQFWWGAILLVAVPIMLPLLAFGPAFIPESKDPRPGRVDVPSIVLSLLVMVPVVYGIKELATDGFGAAPVGLIAFGLAMGVVFVRRQQRLASPLLDMSLFGNRVFSTAITANVLALFSFNGFILFLAQHLQLLDGMTPSAAGIAMIPALVATVLAGLAVVPMVRKVRPGFVVAGGLALSATGYGIVVFGDHGSGPALLLAALLILALGVGTAETISNDLILGSVPVEKSGAAAAISETGYEVGSLLGTAVLGSILTASYQRNLRLPAGVEETASGTAVHQAGETLAGAVELAAGLPAPLAEALRGAARLAFDSGVHTTAAIALVLMASAAALAAVVLRKVPTAD; encoded by the coding sequence ATGACATTGTCCGCACAGTCCAACCAGAACACCCGAAGCACATCCACCACGGCTGCCGATTTCAGGCCGTCGGGGCCCGCCAAGGCGCCCTGGCGCGATTGGCACGCGCTGGCCCTGCTGATGTTTCCGGTGCTCCTGGTTGCGGTGGACAACACTGCGTTGACGTTCGCGCTTCCGGCCATCGCGAGCAGCCTGGAGACAACCGGAGTCCAGCTGCTGTGGATTGTGGACGCCTATCCCCTGGTGCTTGCCGGATTGCTGGTCGCCATGGGCAGCCTGGGCGACCGGATCGGGCGCCGCCGGCTGCTGCTGACCGGCAGTGTTGGCTTCGCCGCGGTATCAGCAGCAACAGCCTTTGCTCCCAGCGCGGAGTGGCTGATAGCGGGACGGGCCATGCTGGGGTTCTTCGGGGCCATGTTGATGCCCTCAACCCTGTCCCTGATCCGCAACATTTTTCCGGACCCAAACCGGCGTCGGCTGGCCGTTGCCATCTGGGCTGCCGGCTTCTCCGGCGGCGCCGCCCTGGGTCCCATCTTCGGCGGGTGGCTGCTGGAGCAGTTCTGGTGGGGCGCCATCCTGCTGGTCGCCGTGCCCATCATGCTGCCCCTGCTGGCGTTCGGCCCTGCGTTCATCCCGGAATCAAAAGATCCGCGCCCCGGCCGGGTGGACGTGCCCAGCATCGTCCTGTCCCTGCTGGTAATGGTGCCCGTTGTGTATGGCATCAAGGAGCTGGCGACCGATGGTTTCGGGGCCGCTCCCGTGGGTCTTATTGCCTTTGGCCTGGCCATGGGCGTCGTCTTTGTCCGCCGCCAGCAGCGGCTGGCCAGCCCCCTGCTGGACATGTCCCTGTTCGGCAACCGGGTCTTCAGCACTGCCATCACGGCAAACGTGCTGGCCCTGTTCTCCTTCAACGGCTTCATCTTGTTCCTCGCCCAGCACCTGCAGCTCCTGGACGGAATGACGCCGTCGGCCGCCGGAATTGCCATGATCCCGGCCCTGGTGGCCACAGTGCTGGCCGGGCTGGCAGTGGTGCCGATGGTCCGGAAGGTGCGTCCGGGCTTTGTGGTGGCGGGTGGCCTGGCCCTGAGCGCCACCGGCTACGGAATCGTGGTCTTCGGTGACCACGGCTCCGGCCCGGCCCTCCTGCTGGCCGCGCTGCTGATCCTCGCCCTGGGCGTGGGCACAGCGGAAACCATTTCCAATGACCTCATCCTGGGCTCCGTTCCAGTGGAGAAGTCAGGAGCGGCGGCCGCCATCTCCGAAACGGGCTATGAGGTGGGGTCCCTGCTGGGGACGGCGGTGCTGGGCTCCATCCTGACCGCTTCCTACCAGCGCAATCTCCGGCTTCCGGCCGGGGTGGAGGAAACGGCGTCGGGCACTGCAGTACACCAGGCGGGTGAAACTCTGGCGGGCGCCGTGGAGCTGGCCGCCGGCCTGCCTGCTCCGCTGGCCGAAGCGCTCCGCGGCGCAGCACGCCTGGCGTTTGATTCGGGCGTCCACACCACTGCGGCAATCGCGCTGGTACTGATGGCGAGCGCGGCAGCCCTCGCCGCCGTCGTACTCCGGAAAGTTCCGACGGCGGACTAG